The Paraburkholderia hospita DNA segment AGCAGGTGATCGATCTGTTTCTCGAAGAAGAATCGCAACATCTGGCCATGCTGATGGATTTCATCGGCAAGCCGGTTTCGTTGCAGGTCGAGTCGAATCTGAGTCAGGAGCAGTACGATATTGTGCTGATGTAATTCGCCACCCTCTCCCGCACACCTCTGATGGCACGCCGTTTGCTGTTAGAGCACCACACCGCACGCGGGAGGCGACATCCGCTCCGAACAATACGAATACAACGACGATCAGACAGCTCTACCTAACCCTTGCTACGACGGGCTTTACCGCCCGGCGTCTCACGAGAAAAGCGCGTTACCGAAGCGATCTGCGGCGGGCCTGCTGACCTTCAGCATCGCATGGCTTTTCGGCCTCGAAGCGCTGCTTTCCGACGACGAAAACTGACTCACCAATGCAACCCGCATCGCGAGGCCATACGAAATTTCAATGACTTCCGTGTAGAGGTTACAGAGATTGATCGGCCACGGCGTCCCGAAGGTGTACGGCGCATGACGAAACCGCCGCCCGCCCTGTTCCGGCAAATCAACTAGACTTTCGATATGCAGTTGCAATAGACGGAGGCAGCCATGGCTGAATCAATGGTTGGCATCGTGGTCGGCATCGTCGTGCTGGCGGTCATCGCGACGCTGCTGTCGCATCAATTGCGGCGCGAGCACCACGCGCATCACATCCGCGACGGAATGTCGGGCCGTTACGACGGGCATCGCTGGTGGGAACGCCTGCGCCACCGGCACTGAATCTCCTTTCGCCGCCACATCGAATAGCGCCGCGCGCTGCGGCTCACGACACACGGCAAGCGTCGACGTCGCCCACATCGTCAGGCCGCCGACGCCCCGCCGCCCGCAAGGAGGCAATCATGCCCGACGAGGCCGCAACCCTGAACTGGCAAAAAGTCGACTATGAAGGCTTCGAGATTCACGTCGCGCCGTCACTGAAAGACGGCAGCGAGCGATACACGTATGTCGGCTACGTGTGCCATCCCGGCGCCGACCCGAAATCGCCCGGCCACACGGTGACGTTTCACGCGGACGGCGAAGAGTCGTTCAAGACACTCGACGATGCGACCTATGAAGCCGTGCACGTCGGCAAGAGCATCGTCGAAGGCACGCATCCGGATCTGTCGGTGCTGTCGCTGGTGACGAGCGGCGTCTGAGCCAGGTCGAACTCGTCTTACTGTCCTAGAGGCGCTCCTACGCCTGCGAAGGCGCGCCTCTACGGCAACTCAAGAAAATGCCGATGAGGAAGATAAACAGATTGCCTTCGGTAAAGTTGAGCAACAGCGAGTTCGCAAAGCATCCGATCGTAAAAGCGAACAGATAAGCGAACACGATCGTGCGCGCAGGCTCGCTCAATTCGATCGCGGTCCGACCGATCTGCACGAGCAGGAACACGAATAGCGCAATGCCGACAGCGCCCAGCTGAATACCCATCAGCAGAAATTCGTTGTGCGGATTGCCCGCCGTGGCCGCGGCGGCGCCCGTGTTGTTGCGCGCGTATGCGTCGAACTCGTCCTGCACGGTACCCACGCCGTGGCCGATGATCGGGCGCTCGGCCAACAATTCGAGGCTGCGCCGGTAGAACACGATGCGCACGCCCATCGACGTGTTCTTGTTGGACGTTTCGTATGCGCTGATTTCGTCGTTCGTTTCCGCGAGCCGCGAACCGTGCGAATGCAGCGCCGCGTACACGAGCCCGCCCGCAATGGCCACCAGCACGACGCCGCTCCCCCACCGCACCCACGGCTTCACGCCGCGCAGCGACGTAAAGTACGTCACGACGTAAATCAGGATGAAGAGAATCGCGATGATCTGCCCCGTGCGCCCCTGCATCATCAGCAGCACGTTGACGATGGCCAGCAGCGCGACGACATAGAGCGCCATCTTCGCGGTCCGTGCGCGCGCCTGCTTCGCGAAGTTCAGCGCCAGATAGAACAGCAGCGCCATCATGATGCCCGCGGCGATATGGTCCTTGAAGACCCACGCCCTGCGGATCGGATCGGTATTCGAGTGCCACGAGCCAATGGACGTCCAGCCGAAGTAATTCGAGCATGACAACAGCAGCAAAAGCGTCAACGCGCTGAACAGCGCCCACTTCGCAGCCGTCGTCCACGCGGTCGTGCGGCAATCGCGGAACGTCAGGATCAGCAGCGGCAGATAGATCAGCTTGCGGTACTTCATCAGGAAGTCCAGCGCATGCACGCGATCCGCCGTCGTCCACGCAAGGCTCAGCGTCAGCACGGCGACGAGCAGCAGCGCCGCGACGCTCACCCGGTCGGTGAACAGCGAGCGCCAGTTGCGCCACACTTCGGGCGACAGCAGCGCGCACACCGCAAACAGCGTCGCCGCGATATTGACGCCCGCCGTCGACAACGGCACGGCAAACAGCGCGATGAGCGCGAAACTTCGCGCAAGGATCAGGGGATACGAATCTCTTGTAGCGTGTTGCATGTATGCTTCAACTCTCATTGACGAAATGCGCTCGCGTAGCCTCGGACCAAGGGCTCGCTGCGTCGATGGCCCGGTTTTCGTCGGCCGGTGCCTTTTGTTGATCTTTGCTGATCCTGCCTGCTTCTGCCTGCGTCCGTGCCCGGCTACGGGTCACGCCATCGCCATCATCTCATGGCCACCATGCGATTTGGTTTCACGCCTGCGCGCCACGCAAGCGGCGGTAAGGCGCGGAAAGTCATCGCGTGGCGCCGCGCAGATAGAACGCGGTGCGGGCATCGAGCGCCTCCGGGGAATACAGTTTCTCGACAGTCCTGCGCGCGGCCGCGCCGATCTTGGCTCGCAACGCCGGCTGCGCGATCAGTTCAGAGAGTATCGCCAGCGCTTCGTCCGACGTATCGAACAGATAGCCGTTCTCGCCATGCCGGACGACATCCGCGTAGCCGCCGTGCCGGTGACACACGACGGGCAAACCGCACGCCATCGCCTCGAGCACCACGCGGCCGAACGTCTCGACGTGTTCGCCCGTACGGTAGTAGAAGATATCGAGCTCGTGCAGAAAGTCCGGCGCGGCCATCGCGCCTTCGGGCAACAGACGGATCGCGTCGTCTTGCGGCAATGCCCCCGCCAGCGTCGTCGCGCCTTGCAGCAGCAGCTTGCAGCCGCGCTCAGCGAGCGTCCTGTACACGGCGATATCGTCGGAATGATGTTTGTCGGCCGTATCGCGGCTTAGACGGCCGATTACCGGCTGCGCGCGCGTTTCAGGCGCGCGCGGCGCAAAGCGGCCGATATCGATCGGCGACGGCTGGATCTCGCCCTTCACGCCGAGCAGTCTCGACTGAAACGCGGAAATCAGCACGAACTCAGTCGCGGGCCAGCGCAACAGCGGCGGCGGCGCCGATGTCAGCTCGAGCAGCTTCGGATGAAACGTGTTGAACACGTACACGAGCCGCTCGGGACGGCCCGCAAAATACGGCCACGCACGGTTGCGCCAATGCGCGCCGACGAACACATACGTGCCCCCGCGCGGCACGCTGGCCTTGAGCGGCGCGAGCCGGCGGATCGGATAGGCCGCCGACAGTTCGTCCGACGTCCGCGACGACGTGCTCCAGAGCTGCACGTCGCCCTTGCCGTGCAGCAACTCGTACAGGCGCAGTGCCTCCTGCTCGCTGCCGCCGTTCGGATTGTGAAAGCCGTTGAAGATGTGAATCATGCCAACTGTCTGAATGGTCGCCGGCTGCGTCGCACGCATCGCAGCGGCGGGCGCGCCCGCGTGCGGCCCAGGGCCGCGCGGGCGTTCTATTGTGGGGTCACGCGGTCGTCACGCCGCATGCTGCTGGAACTGGATGCGATGCAGATGCGCGTACATCCCGTTCTGCGCGAGCAGCTCGCGATGGCTGCCCCGCTCGACGATGCGCCCCGCGTCGAGCACGAGGATGCGGTCCGCGCGCTCGATGGTCGACAGCCGATGCGCGATCACGAGCGTCGTGCGGCCCTTCATCAGCGTTTCGAGCGCGGCCTGCACGTGGCGCTCGGATTCGGAATCGAGTGCGGATGTGGCTTCGTCGAGAATCAGGATGGGCGCGTCCTTGTAGACCGCGCGCGCGATCGCGAGACGCTGACGCTGGCCGCCCGACAGCATCATGCCGTTGTCGCCGATCAGCGTCTCGATGCCGTTCGGCATCGCGGCCACGGTGTCCCACAGATTGGCCGCATGCAAAGCCGCCTTCACGCGTTCCGCGTCCGCGGGCTGTCCGTAGGCGACGTTGTTCGCGATCGTGTCGTTGAACAGCACGACGTCCTGGCTCACCATCGCGATCTGGCTGCGCAATTCATGAATGCCGTACTCCGGCAACGCGACGCCGTCGACAAGCACCTGCCCGCCGCTCGGATCGAAGAAGCGCGGCAGCAGGTTCACCAGCGTCGTCTTGCCGCTGCCCGACGGGCCGGCCAGCGCGACCATTTCGCCGGGCGCGACCTTGAACGACACGCTATCGAGCGTTTGCCGCTGCATCGGACCACTCGCGCCGTACCTGAACGACACGTCGCGGAACTCGACCTCGCCCTTCGAGCGCTCCAGTTTGAGCCCGCCGCCCGGCGGCTCCGACGGCTCGTCGATCAGTCCGAAGATCAGTTCGGCCGCCGTCATCCCGCGTTGCAACGGTTGATTCACGTCCATCAGATGCTTGAGCGGTGAAATGATCAGCAGCATCGACGTGACGAACGCGACAAAGCCGCCGACCGTCGTCTGGTCGTGCGACGACTGCACGACGGCAATCGTGATCACGACAGCGAGCGCGATCGACGCGAGAAACTGCGTCAGCGGCTGCGCAAGACCGCCCGATACCGTCATGCGCATCGAATAGCCGCGCAGCTGCTTGCTCATCTCCGTGAAACGGTCGATCTCGTACTGCTCGCCGTTGTGCACCTTGACGACCTTGTAGCCGCCCACCGTCTCCTCGACGATATAGGACAGCTCGTTGGTCAGCGTCTGGTGCTCGCGGTTCAGGCGGCGCAGCCGGCGGTTGATTTTGCCCACCAGCCAGCCGATACCCGGCAGCAGCACCGCGACGATCAGCGTCAGGCGCCAGTTCAGATAGAACAGATAGCCGAGCAGGAACACGACCGTCAGCGAATCGCGCACGAGCGTCACCATCACGCCGATCAGCACGTTCAGGATCTGGTTGACCTCGAAGACGATCGCGTTGATGACCGTGCTGGCCGTCTCACGCTGAAAGAACGAAACACTGCTGTGAATCATCCGGTTGAACATGGTCAGCCGCAGATCCAGCAGGATGCGGTTCGACACGTAGGAAAGAAGGTAGCCCGACGCATACTGCGTGACGCCCCGCAGCAGCGCGAGGCCGATTATGGCGAGCGGCACGAACCATTTCGCGCTGTCGCTGCTGTGCGTGCCGAAGCCGTGGTCGAGCAGCGGCTTGAGCAGTGCGGGAATCCCCGCCTCGGTGGCGGCGACGACGCCCATCGTGAGGATGGCGGCGACAACGGTCCAGATGAGCGGCTTCACATACGGCCACAGCCGGCGCAGGACGACCATGGTCGATGTGGCTTCACCGGAGCCGATGGGCTTGCTTAACGTTGGCTTGGCGCTCAAGAGTTCCTCTGGGAATGCGGGCGCGCTTCAGCACCCGTGGGCCGCCCCTCGGGCGGATTGCAAATGCGACATTGTAAACCGTTCGGCATGCCATCCCGACGCGGCTAAATGATTGGAAATCCACGCGTTTGCAGAATTTCCCGGCGCGGCGCGGGCGAGACGGTCCGACGCGCCCGCTCGTCAACGGTTTGTGCCCTCGCCCGCTGTGCGCCGCCGTGCGCCGCTGTATATACTTGCGCAACTTTCGTTGGGCGACGGTGCCTCGGCAGCAGGCTGGGCGGACCGTGCGCCGTCCCTCCCGGCATCGATTCGCATGACACAACCCACACTCGGCGTCGCCCTCATCACGAAGAACGCCGCGCTCCGCCTCGACGAATGCCTGCGCGCCGTCGCATTCGCCGATGAGATCGTCGTCGTCGACGGCGGCAGCACCGATCGCACCGTCGAGATCGCCCGCGCACACGGCGCGCGCGTGCTCACGCACACCGATTGGCCAGGCTTCGGCCCGCAGAAGAACCGCGCGCTGGATGCGCTCGGAACGACCTGGGTGCTGTCGATCGATGCCGACGAGATCGTCACGCCGGAACTGGCCGTGTCGATTGCAGGCGTGCTCGCCGCGCCCGCCGCGGATGTCTATGCCATCGACCGCCTGTCCGCCTTCTGCGGACATTGGGTGCGCCACAGCGGCTGGTATCCCGACTGGATTCCGCGCCTCTTCAAGCGCGGCGCCGCGCGCTTCTCCGACGATCTCGTGCATGAGCGGCTCGTGTTTGAGTCGCCCGCGAAGCGGCTGGAAGGCAAGCTGATGCACCACTCGTACGAAGACTTCGAGACGGTGCTGCGCAAGCTCGACGCGTATTCGACGGCGGGCGCGCAACAGCGTCACGCGGCGGGTCAACGCGGCAGCTTCGGCAAGGCCGTCGCACGAGGCGCCTGGGCGTTCGTGCGAACCTATCTGTTGCGGCGTGGGTTTCTCGACGGTCGGGCGGGTTTCATGATCGCGATGTTCAATGCCGAAACTGTGTATTACCGGTTTCTGAAGCTTGCGCAACTCGGCCGCGAGGATGCTTCGGGTCGTTGAGCGCGGGCGGTTCGATTAATCAGGTTCGCTTAATCAGGTTCGGTGAATCAACACCGCCCGCCCGTCACGGTCGCCGGCATCAATACACGATCTCGATCGCGCTGCCTGAAAACTCGCTGCGCAACGCGGCGAGCAGTTCGTCCGTCGGCCTCACGCGCCATGCATCGCCAAGCCGTACCTCACCTTCCGCGTTGTCGCTGCGATAGACGATCTGTACGGCGAGGCCATTCGGCATCGGCGCGGATGGCCGCTGCCCGCGCCCGCCAGAATCGCCATTTCCACCGAAGCCGCCACGACCGCCGCCTCGGGCAGCGGGCGCCGGCGCAGCCACTTCCGCGTCTTCCGGCTTCGCGCGATAGGCTTCGAGCACGGAGCGCAACACCAGCGCATTCGCATTGCCGTTCATCTGCACCTTCACCGCCTGCGCGTAACGCGTGCGCGCGCGGCCGAGGTCCATCGGCGTATCGACCGTGAAACGGATGCCGCCCGTGAACGCGTCGTTACGCGCCTGACCTTGCACGACGAGCAGTTCGTCTTCCTTGAACAGCTGCTTGTGCGCCTCGAATTGCTCGTTGAAGACGGTCACCTCGCACTGGCCCGTGCCATCGTCGAGCAGCGCGATCAGCATCTTGCCGCGCTGGGTCATCTGCGTACGCAGCGACACGATCACGCCCGCCACCAGCTTGTCGCGCCCTTCCTTCAGTTCGCCGATCTTCTGACGCACGAAGCGGCGCACTTCGTCCTTGTAGGCGTCGAACAGATGGCCCGACAGGTAGAAGCCGAGCGCCGTCTTCTCTTCCTGCAAACGGCGCTTTTCCGGCCACGCGGGTTCGTCGATCAGTTCATGGCCTTGCGACGGCGCATCACCCATGTCGAACAGGCCCGCTTGCATCGCATTGGCGCTCGCCTGATCCGCGGCTTCCATTGCTAGCGACACCGACGCGATCAGTTGCGCGCGGTTCTCGTGCAGCGAATCGAACGCGCCTGCGCGAATCAGCGCTTCGACCGTGCGGCGATTGACGATGCGGCGATCGATCCGGTTGCAGAAATCGAAGATATCGATGAACAAACCTTCTTCGCGCGCGCGCAGGATTTCTTCGATCGCGTTCTGGCCGCTGCCCTTGATCGCGCCGAGACCGTAGCGGATCGTGCGCGAGCGCTTGCCGTCGGCTTCCGCGACCGGCTCGAAGCGGTACGCGGACATATTGATGTCGGGCGGCAGCACGGCCATCTTGTTCGCGAGGCAGTCTTCGAACAGGATCTTGACCTTGTCCGTGTCGTCCATCGCGAGCGACATATTGGCCGCCATGAATTCGGCGGGATGGTGCGCCTTGAGCCACGCGGTGTGGTACGCGAGCAGCGCATAGGCGGCCGCGTGCGACTTGTTGAAGCCGTAGCCCGCGAACTTCTCCATCAGGTCGAAGGTCTCGTCGGCCTTCTCGCGTGTCAGGCCGTTCTTCGCCGCACCTTCGGCGAAGATCTCGCGGTGCTTCGCCATCTCCTCGGGCTTCTTCTTGCCCATCGCGCGACGCAGCAGGTCGGCGCCGCCGAGCGAATAGCCGCCGATGATCTGCGCCATCTGCATCACCTGCTCCTGGTAGACCATGATGCCGTAGGTCTCTTTCAGAACAGGCTCGACGCGCGGGTCCGGATACTCCACCACTTCGCGGCCGTGCTTACGCGCGCAGAAGCTCGGAATCAGGTCCATCGGGCCCGGACGATACAACGCCACCAGCGCGATGATGTCCTCGAAGCGGTCGGGCTGCGCGTCCTTCAGCATGCCTTGCATGCCGCGGCTTTCCAGCTGGAACACGGCGACCGTGTTCGCTTTCTTGAGGATCGAGAACGACGCGGGGTCGTCGAGCGGCACTTGCGCGAGCGACCAGTTTTCCTTCGACGGATCGAGACGGCGAATATAGCGCTCGGCCCAGTCGAGAATGGTCAGCGTGGTCAGACCCAAGAAGTCGAACTTCACGAGGCCGACGGCTTCGACGTCATCCTTGTCGTACTGGCTCACGACGCCGCTTTCGTCGCCCTGCGTATAGAGCGGACAGAAATCCGTCAGCTTGCCGGGCGCGATCAGCACCCCGCCCGCGTGCATGCCGACGTTACGCGTCAAGCCTTCTACGCGCTGCGCGAGTTCGAGCAACTGATGCACTTCGTCTTCGTTGTCGAAGCGCTCCTGCAGCAGCGGCTCTTCCTTCATCGCGTCGGCGATCGTGACGTGCTTGCCGGGCTTGAACGGAATCAGCTTGGCGACGCCGTCCGTGAACATATAACCGAGATCGAGCACACGCCCGATATCGCGCACGGCCGCCTTCGCGGCCATCGTGCCGAACGTCGCGATCTGCGACACGGCGTCCGCGCCGTACTTCTCCTTCACGTACTGGATCACGCGATCGCGGCCGTGCTGGCAGAAGTCGATGTCGAAGTCGGGCATCGACACCCGCTCCGGATTCAGAAAACGTTCGAACAGCAGGTTGTAGCGCAGCGGATCGAGGTCGGTAATGCCAAGCGCGTACGCGACCAGCGAGCCCGCGCCCGAACCCCGGCCTGGCCCGACGGGCACGCCGTTGTTCTTCGCCCAGTTGATGAAGTCCGCGACGATCAGGAAGTAGCCGGGAAAGCCCATCTTGATGATCGTGCCGCATTCGAAGTCCAGCCGCGCGTAGTACGTTTCGCGCTGCGCGTCGCGTTCGGCCTGCTCCGGGAACAGTTGCTCGAGACGCTTTTCCAGCCCTTCTTTCGACAACTGCACCAGGTAGTCGTCGAGCGACATGCCGTCCGGCGTCGGGAACAGCGGCAGCTTGGGCTTACCGAGTTCGAGCGTCAGATTGCAGCGCTTCGCGATTTCGATCGTGTTCGCGACGGCCGACGGAATGTCCGCGAACAGCGCGACCATCTCGGCCTGCGTGCGGAAATACTGATCCGTCGTGAAGCGTTTCTGGCGACGCGGATTCGCGAGCATATCGCCTTCCGAAATACACACGCGCGCTTCGTGCGCGGTGAAGTCGTCCGGCGTCATGAACTGCAGCGGATGCGTGGCGACAACGGGCAGTTTCAGCGACGCCGCGAGCGCGACCGCCTGCTGCACATACGCCTCAACGCCGGGCTGGCCGCCGCGCTGCAGTTCGATATAGAAACCGTTCGGGAAGATCGTCGCCCAGCGCTGTGCGTTGCGCTTCGCGGCTTCTTCGTTGCCCGCCGCGAGCGCCATGCCGACGTCGCCATGCTGCGCACCCGACAGCGCGAGCAGCCCTTCGCCGAGCCCGCCTTCGAGCCACGCCGGTTCCACTTCCGCGCGCCCGCGATACTGGTTCGTCAGCCACGCCTTCGACAGTAGTTCGCAAAGATTCAGGTAGCCAGTCTTGTTTTTGACCAGCAGCAGAAGTCGCGAAGGCTTGTCGCGGTCGTCAGGATTCGTGATCCAGACATCGCAGCCGGCAATGGGTTTGACCCCTTTGCCACGGGCTTCCTGATAGAAACGGACGAGACCGAATGCATTGCCGAGATCGGTGAGCGCGAGCGCGCCCTGACCGTCTTTGGCAGCGGAATCGACGACGTCGTCGATACGCACGATGCCATCGGCAATCGAGAATTCGGAGTGAACGCGGAGATGGACGAAGCGGGGATCTGACATGGGCGACATTGTAACCCCGGCCTCCCGAAATTTTTCGGCCGACGCGCGCCCAAACCGCCCCATTGGCCACCCGACCAGAGACCCTTACGCGCGAGCCTTTGTCAATGGCCGCGAGCACGTGACGGAGTCGGTCATCCGGCTATTTCGACGCAGGTCAATATGCCGTCTGGCGGATTGCGGGCCAACTGTCAGGATGAGGGATAATACGCGTTCGAATCCATTTTTCTGCCGTACGCGTGCTGCGCCCGCCCTTGATGCGCGCGCCGCGTATGGCGCTTTATCGCTGGACCAGCATGAATATCCTGAACCTTTCGTCCTACCAGTTCGTGTCGCTCGACAAAACCGTCGAATGGCGGCCGCTCGTCACCGCGCGTTGCGACGAACTCGGCCTGCGCGGCACCATCCTGCTCGCGCCGGAGGGCATCAACCTGTTTATCGCCGGTGAGATTCCGCAAGTGCGCGAGTTCATCGACTACGTTCGCCACGATCCCCTGTTCGAAGGCAAGTTCGCCGAACTGCAATTCAAGGAAAGCCTGTCCGAGAAGCAGCCGTTTCGCCGCATGCTCGTCAAGCTCAAGCGCGAAATCATCACGATGAAAAAGCCGGCTATCCAGCCGGAACTGGGCCGCGCGCCGGCCATCGACGCCCGCACGCTGAAGGCATGGCTCGACCGCGGCCACGACGACGCAGGCCGCCCCGTCGTGATGCTCGACACACGCAACGCGTTCGAAGTCGATGTAGGCACGTTCGATAACGCGCTCGACTATCGGATCACGAAGTTCAGCGAATTCCCCGAAGTGATCGAGCAGAACCGCGCGGACCTCGAAGGCAAGACGGTCGTGTCGTTCTGCACGGGCGGCATCCGCTGCGAGAAGGCGGCCATCCACATGAAGGAAGTCGGCATCGACAACGTCTATCAGCTCGAGGGCGGCATCCTGAAGTATTTCGAGGAAGTGGGCGGCGCGCACTACAACGGCGAGTGCTTCGTGTTCGACTATCGCACCGCGCTCGACCCGAACCTGCAGCCCACAGCGACCGTGCAATGCTTCGGCTGCCGCGCCGTCGTCATGCCGGAAGACCAGAAGTCGCCGTTCTACGTGCCGGGCAAGACCTGCGCATCCTGTCATCCGGAAGCGCAGCGGCAGACCGATGCGGCGCACGCGGCGTAACCGCGTCGCGCGCATCGCGTCATCGTTGCCCGCATGAATCCACTTCGCATGAGCCGCGCCGTTGCGGCTCGTGACACCCTCGCATGACAACCGGCAGCGAACCCTATCGCGGCCGTTTCGCGCCGTCGCCCACGGGCCCGCTACACTTCGGCTCGCTGGTCAGCGCGCTGGCGAGCTGGCTCGATGCGCGCGCGCATCGCGGCGTGTGGCTCGTGCGCGTCGAGGACATCGACGGTCCGCGCACCGTACCTGGCGCAGCGGAAGATATTCTCGATACACTCGCTCGCTTCGGCATGGTGGCCGACGAGCCGCCCGTCTGGCAAAGCCGGCGCATGCCGCTCTACCAGCACGCGTTCGAGCGCCTGCAGGCCAAGGGCTTCGTTTATCCGTGCGGTTGCACGCGTAAGGAAATCGCCGATTCGCTCGTGCGCGTGCACGCGCGGCACACGACCCTCGCCTATCCCGGCACCTGCCGCAACGGCCTGAACGGCAAGCCTGCGCGCGCATGGCGTCTGCGTGTGCCGGACGGTGATGCCGCCATCGTGACGTTCGACGACGGCTGGCAAGGCCAGCAGACGCAGAACCTCGCCACCGAGGTCGGCGATTTCGTCCTGCGCCGCGCGGACGATCAATGGGCATATCAACTGGCCGTCGTCGTCGACGACGCGGATCAAGGCATCACGCACATCGTGCGCGGCGCGGACCTGCTCGATTCGACCGCGCGGCAGATCTATCTGCAACAGTGTCTGGGCGTGCCGACGCCCTCTTATCTGCATGTGCCCGTCGTGACGAATGCCGACGGCGAAAAGCTCAGCAAGCAGACGGGCGCATTGGCGCTAAGCGCGACGGACCCGCTCGTCGCACTGAACGACGCGGCGCTGCATCTTGGCCTGAAGCTGACGCAAGCAGCGACGTCGCTCGATACGTTCTATGAGGAAGCGATCGCTGCCTGGTCGGAGCGCGT contains these protein-coding regions:
- a CDS encoding O-antigen ligase family protein; this encodes MQHATRDSYPLILARSFALIALFAVPLSTAGVNIAATLFAVCALLSPEVWRNWRSLFTDRVSVAALLLVAVLTLSLAWTTADRVHALDFLMKYRKLIYLPLLILTFRDCRTTAWTTAAKWALFSALTLLLLLSCSNYFGWTSIGSWHSNTDPIRRAWVFKDHIAAGIMMALLFYLALNFAKQARARTAKMALYVVALLAIVNVLLMMQGRTGQIIAILFILIYVVTYFTSLRGVKPWVRWGSGVVLVAIAGGLVYAALHSHGSRLAETNDEISAYETSNKNTSMGVRIVFYRRSLELLAERPIIGHGVGTVQDEFDAYARNNTGAAAATAGNPHNEFLLMGIQLGAVGIALFVFLLVQIGRTAIELSEPARTIVFAYLFAFTIGCFANSLLLNFTEGNLFIFLIGIFLSCRRGAPSQA
- a CDS encoding glycosyltransferase family 4 protein is translated as MRATQPATIQTVGMIHIFNGFHNPNGGSEQEALRLYELLHGKGDVQLWSTSSRTSDELSAAYPIRRLAPLKASVPRGGTYVFVGAHWRNRAWPYFAGRPERLVYVFNTFHPKLLELTSAPPPLLRWPATEFVLISAFQSRLLGVKGEIQPSPIDIGRFAPRAPETRAQPVIGRLSRDTADKHHSDDIAVYRTLAERGCKLLLQGATTLAGALPQDDAIRLLPEGAMAAPDFLHELDIFYYRTGEHVETFGRVVLEAMACGLPVVCHRHGGYADVVRHGENGYLFDTSDEALAILSELIAQPALRAKIGAAARRTVEKLYSPEALDARTAFYLRGATR
- the msbA gene encoding lipid A export permease/ATP-binding protein MsbA, which codes for MSAKPTLSKPIGSGEATSTMVVLRRLWPYVKPLIWTVVAAILTMGVVAATEAGIPALLKPLLDHGFGTHSSDSAKWFVPLAIIGLALLRGVTQYASGYLLSYVSNRILLDLRLTMFNRMIHSSVSFFQRETASTVINAIVFEVNQILNVLIGVMVTLVRDSLTVVFLLGYLFYLNWRLTLIVAVLLPGIGWLVGKINRRLRRLNREHQTLTNELSYIVEETVGGYKVVKVHNGEQYEIDRFTEMSKQLRGYSMRMTVSGGLAQPLTQFLASIALAVVITIAVVQSSHDQTTVGGFVAFVTSMLLIISPLKHLMDVNQPLQRGMTAAELIFGLIDEPSEPPGGGLKLERSKGEVEFRDVSFRYGASGPMQRQTLDSVSFKVAPGEMVALAGPSGSGKTTLVNLLPRFFDPSGGQVLVDGVALPEYGIHELRSQIAMVSQDVVLFNDTIANNVAYGQPADAERVKAALHAANLWDTVAAMPNGIETLIGDNGMMLSGGQRQRLAIARAVYKDAPILILDEATSALDSESERHVQAALETLMKGRTTLVIAHRLSTIERADRILVLDAGRIVERGSHRELLAQNGMYAHLHRIQFQQHAA
- a CDS encoding glycosyltransferase family 2 protein, whose translation is MTQPTLGVALITKNAALRLDECLRAVAFADEIVVVDGGSTDRTVEIARAHGARVLTHTDWPGFGPQKNRALDALGTTWVLSIDADEIVTPELAVSIAGVLAAPAADVYAIDRLSAFCGHWVRHSGWYPDWIPRLFKRGAARFSDDLVHERLVFESPAKRLEGKLMHHSYEDFETVLRKLDAYSTAGAQQRHAAGQRGSFGKAVARGAWAFVRTYLLRRGFLDGRAGFMIAMFNAETVYYRFLKLAQLGREDASGR
- the dnaE gene encoding DNA polymerase III subunit alpha; its protein translation is MSPMSDPRFVHLRVHSEFSIADGIVRIDDVVDSAAKDGQGALALTDLGNAFGLVRFYQEARGKGVKPIAGCDVWITNPDDRDKPSRLLLLVKNKTGYLNLCELLSKAWLTNQYRGRAEVEPAWLEGGLGEGLLALSGAQHGDVGMALAAGNEEAAKRNAQRWATIFPNGFYIELQRGGQPGVEAYVQQAVALAASLKLPVVATHPLQFMTPDDFTAHEARVCISEGDMLANPRRQKRFTTDQYFRTQAEMVALFADIPSAVANTIEIAKRCNLTLELGKPKLPLFPTPDGMSLDDYLVQLSKEGLEKRLEQLFPEQAERDAQRETYYARLDFECGTIIKMGFPGYFLIVADFINWAKNNGVPVGPGRGSGAGSLVAYALGITDLDPLRYNLLFERFLNPERVSMPDFDIDFCQHGRDRVIQYVKEKYGADAVSQIATFGTMAAKAAVRDIGRVLDLGYMFTDGVAKLIPFKPGKHVTIADAMKEEPLLQERFDNEDEVHQLLELAQRVEGLTRNVGMHAGGVLIAPGKLTDFCPLYTQGDESGVVSQYDKDDVEAVGLVKFDFLGLTTLTILDWAERYIRRLDPSKENWSLAQVPLDDPASFSILKKANTVAVFQLESRGMQGMLKDAQPDRFEDIIALVALYRPGPMDLIPSFCARKHGREVVEYPDPRVEPVLKETYGIMVYQEQVMQMAQIIGGYSLGGADLLRRAMGKKKPEEMAKHREIFAEGAAKNGLTREKADETFDLMEKFAGYGFNKSHAAAYALLAYHTAWLKAHHPAEFMAANMSLAMDDTDKVKILFEDCLANKMAVLPPDINMSAYRFEPVAEADGKRSRTIRYGLGAIKGSGQNAIEEILRAREEGLFIDIFDFCNRIDRRIVNRRTVEALIRAGAFDSLHENRAQLIASVSLAMEAADQASANAMQAGLFDMGDAPSQGHELIDEPAWPEKRRLQEEKTALGFYLSGHLFDAYKDEVRRFVRQKIGELKEGRDKLVAGVIVSLRTQMTQRGKMLIALLDDGTGQCEVTVFNEQFEAHKQLFKEDELLVVQGQARNDAFTGGIRFTVDTPMDLGRARTRYAQAVKVQMNGNANALVLRSVLEAYRAKPEDAEVAAPAPAARGGGRGGFGGNGDSGGRGQRPSAPMPNGLAVQIVYRSDNAEGEVRLGDAWRVRPTDELLAALRSEFSGSAIEIVY
- a CDS encoding sulfurtransferase — its product is MNILNLSSYQFVSLDKTVEWRPLVTARCDELGLRGTILLAPEGINLFIAGEIPQVREFIDYVRHDPLFEGKFAELQFKESLSEKQPFRRMLVKLKREIITMKKPAIQPELGRAPAIDARTLKAWLDRGHDDAGRPVVMLDTRNAFEVDVGTFDNALDYRITKFSEFPEVIEQNRADLEGKTVVSFCTGGIRCEKAAIHMKEVGIDNVYQLEGGILKYFEEVGGAHYNGECFVFDYRTALDPNLQPTATVQCFGCRAVVMPEDQKSPFYVPGKTCASCHPEAQRQTDAAHAA